The following coding sequences lie in one Mesorhizobium sp. NZP2298 genomic window:
- the purH gene encoding bifunctional phosphoribosylaminoimidazolecarboxamide formyltransferase/IMP cyclohydrolase produces the protein MAVAAKNIPAPDLVPVRRALLSVFDKTGLIDFARALAAAGVELVSTGGTAKAIAEAGMAVRDVSELTGFPEIMDGRVKTLHPSVHGALLGVRDDPEHAMAMRKYGIEPIDLVVSNLYPFEEVRRSGADYAAIVENIDIGGPAMIRASAKNHAYVAIVTDPGDYASVLNALEMNIGSLSLDFRKKLAAKAFARTASYDAAISGWFAEALEIEHPTWRAFGGRLAEVMRYGENPHQGAGFYVNGDKRPGVATARQLQGKQLSYNNINDTDAAFELAGEFDPARSAAVAIIKHANPCGVAEGASLKAAYAKALACDPVSAFGGIVAVNRTLDAEAAEEIVKTFTEVIIAPDATEEAAAIVAAKKNLRLLVTGGLPDPRSPGTTVKSVSGGLLVQGRDNAVVDDLELKVVTKRAPTPAEMADLKFAFRVAKHVKSNAIVYAKDGATVGIGAGQMSRVDSSRIAARKALDAAEAAGSAEPLTKGSVVASDAFFPFADGLLSAIEAGATAVIQPGGSMRDDDVIAAADEHGIAMVFTGVRHFRH, from the coding sequence ATGGCCGTCGCCGCCAAGAACATTCCCGCCCCGGATCTCGTCCCCGTGCGCCGCGCCCTGCTTTCGGTTTTCGACAAGACCGGCCTCATCGACTTCGCCAGGGCATTGGCCGCGGCCGGTGTCGAGCTGGTCTCGACCGGCGGCACGGCCAAGGCGATCGCCGAAGCCGGCATGGCAGTGCGCGACGTCTCCGAGCTCACGGGGTTTCCCGAGATCATGGACGGCCGCGTCAAGACCTTGCACCCGTCGGTGCATGGCGCGCTGCTTGGCGTGCGCGACGACCCCGAGCATGCCATGGCGATGCGCAAATACGGCATCGAACCGATCGACCTCGTCGTCTCCAATCTCTATCCCTTCGAGGAAGTCCGCCGCTCCGGCGCCGACTATGCCGCGATCGTCGAGAACATCGACATTGGCGGCCCGGCAATGATCCGCGCCTCGGCCAAGAACCATGCCTATGTCGCCATCGTCACCGATCCCGGCGATTACGCTTCGGTGCTGAACGCGCTGGAGATGAACATCGGCTCGCTGTCGCTGGATTTTCGCAAGAAGCTGGCGGCCAAGGCCTTTGCCCGCACCGCCAGCTATGACGCGGCGATTTCCGGCTGGTTCGCCGAGGCGCTGGAGATCGAGCATCCCACTTGGCGCGCCTTCGGGGGCAGGCTGGCGGAGGTGATGCGCTACGGCGAAAACCCGCACCAGGGCGCCGGTTTCTATGTCAATGGCGACAAGCGTCCGGGCGTCGCCACGGCACGACAGCTGCAGGGCAAGCAGCTGTCCTACAACAACATCAACGACACCGACGCCGCCTTCGAACTCGCCGGCGAGTTCGATCCCGCCCGCTCCGCCGCTGTCGCCATCATCAAGCACGCCAACCCTTGCGGCGTCGCCGAGGGCGCCTCGCTGAAGGCGGCCTACGCCAAGGCGCTTGCCTGCGATCCGGTCTCTGCCTTCGGCGGCATCGTCGCCGTGAACCGCACCCTCGACGCCGAGGCGGCGGAGGAAATCGTGAAAACCTTCACCGAAGTGATCATCGCGCCCGACGCCACCGAAGAAGCGGCGGCAATCGTCGCGGCGAAGAAAAACCTGCGCCTGCTGGTCACCGGCGGCCTGCCCGACCCGCGCTCGCCCGGCACAACGGTCAAGTCCGTCTCCGGCGGCCTGCTCGTTCAGGGTCGGGACAATGCCGTGGTCGACGACCTCGAGCTGAAGGTGGTGACGAAGCGGGCGCCGACGCCGGCCGAAATGGCCGATCTCAAATTCGCCTTCCGCGTCGCCAAGCACGTCAAGTCGAACGCCATCGTCTATGCCAAGGACGGAGCCACCGTCGGCATCGGCGCGGGCCAGATGAGCCGGGTCGATTCCTCCCGCATCGCCGCCCGCAAGGCGCTCGACGCGGCCGAGGCCGCAGGCTCGGCCGAACCGCTGACCAAGGGCTCGGTAGTCGCCTCCGACGCGTTCTTCCCCTTCGCCGACGGCCTGCTCTCGGCGATCGAAGCCGGAGCTACGGCGGTGATCCAGCCAGGCGGCTCGATGCGCGATGACGACGTCATCGCCGCGGCCGATGAACATGGCATCGCCATGGTGTTCACCGGGGTCAGGCATTTCAGGCACTGA
- a CDS encoding heparinase II/III family protein → MALAAGNTTRLWTLVAKEFWRKTRRRLRAGPIYRWRYSGRTPERVLIAPPDLRLADPQIALEIYYGRYPLSGHLVETGGKSPFQINVPNRGWQKTLHGFRWLRHMRAAGTELAAANARALVSDWIAMHGNNIAGVAWEPGTTAKRIIAWLQHSSVVLQGAEFPFYRAFLKSLAVQIRYLRSMAREMPDGKDRLRARIALAFAALSLPAPASALRGATRNLAEELNRQILADGGHISRNPMAVLEILADLLPLRQTYANQAETPPQALIGAIDRMLPALRFFRHQDGSLARFNGMGATIHDRIATILRHDDTAGAPLLHAPHSGYERLSMGGVTVIADTGLPPPVDVSNAAHAGCLAFELSSGRQHYIVNAGIDTYGAAEFRPLARATAAHSTATINDTSSARFSHSLRVNDLLGSPLIGGPQHVPCKRIDQKGVQGFIARHDGYVQRFGFLHERELKLSTNGNVLAGRDRFQRPGNASIRNNGRDFITVRFHVHPDINLLQDEHDRLVLTADQADSWVFTSSEVVPEVEESIYFAGLGGPRRSRQIVLAFKASEVAEVHWQLTRTSIAGYPENN, encoded by the coding sequence TTGGCACTTGCTGCCGGCAACACGACGCGTCTGTGGACGCTGGTCGCGAAGGAGTTCTGGCGCAAAACGCGCCGGCGCCTGCGTGCCGGGCCGATTTATCGCTGGCGCTATTCCGGCCGCACGCCCGAACGCGTCCTGATCGCGCCACCGGATCTGCGCCTCGCCGACCCGCAGATCGCGCTTGAGATCTATTACGGCCGTTATCCCTTGTCGGGGCATCTGGTCGAGACCGGCGGCAAATCGCCGTTCCAGATCAACGTGCCCAACCGCGGCTGGCAAAAGACGCTGCATGGGTTTCGCTGGCTGCGCCACATGCGCGCCGCCGGTACCGAGCTTGCCGCCGCCAATGCGCGTGCCCTGGTGTCCGACTGGATCGCCATGCACGGCAACAACATTGCCGGTGTCGCCTGGGAGCCCGGCACCACGGCCAAGCGCATCATCGCCTGGCTGCAGCATTCCTCCGTCGTGTTGCAGGGAGCCGAATTTCCCTTCTACCGCGCTTTCCTGAAATCGCTGGCCGTCCAGATCCGCTATCTCAGGTCGATGGCGCGCGAAATGCCCGATGGCAAGGATCGGCTGCGTGCCCGCATCGCGCTCGCCTTCGCCGCTCTTTCGCTGCCGGCGCCGGCTTCGGCGCTGCGCGGCGCAACCCGCAACCTCGCCGAGGAGCTTAATCGCCAGATCCTCGCCGATGGCGGCCATATCTCGCGCAATCCGATGGCGGTGCTGGAAATTCTCGCCGACCTTTTGCCGTTGCGCCAGACCTACGCCAACCAGGCCGAAACCCCGCCGCAGGCACTGATCGGCGCCATCGACCGCATGCTGCCGGCGCTGCGCTTCTTCCGCCACCAGGATGGCAGCCTCGCCCGCTTCAACGGCATGGGCGCCACCATCCATGACCGCATCGCCACCATCCTGCGCCATGACGACACCGCCGGCGCACCACTGCTGCACGCGCCGCATTCGGGCTATGAGCGGCTGTCGATGGGCGGCGTCACGGTCATTGCCGACACTGGCCTGCCGCCGCCGGTCGACGTCTCCAACGCCGCGCACGCAGGCTGCCTCGCCTTCGAACTGTCGTCCGGCCGCCAGCACTATATCGTCAATGCCGGCATCGACACCTATGGCGCCGCTGAATTCCGGCCGCTGGCGCGCGCCACGGCCGCGCACTCGACCGCCACCATCAATGACACCTCGTCGGCTCGCTTCAGCCATTCGTTGCGCGTCAACGACCTGCTCGGTTCGCCGCTGATCGGCGGCCCGCAGCATGTGCCGTGCAAGCGCATCGACCAGAAGGGCGTCCAGGGCTTCATCGCCCGCCATGACGGCTATGTCCAGCGGTTCGGCTTCCTGCATGAGCGCGAGCTGAAGCTGTCGACGAACGGCAATGTGCTGGCCGGCAGGGACCGGTTCCAGAGGCCCGGCAATGCCTCGATCCGCAACAATGGCCGCGATTTCATCACCGTGCGCTTCCATGTCCATCCCGACATCAACCTGCTGCAGGACGAGCACGACCGCCTCGTGCTGACCGCCGACCAGGCCGACAGCTGGGTGTTCACGTCAAGCGAAGTGGTGCCGGAGGTCGAGGAATCGATCTATTTCGCCGGTCTTGGCGGTCCGCGCCGCAGCCGCCAGATCGTGCTTGCCTTCAAGGCCTCCGAGGTGGCCGAAGTCCACTGGCAGCTGACGCGCACCAGCATCGCCGGCTATCCGGAAAACAATTGA
- a CDS encoding RsmB/NOP family class I SAM-dependent RNA methyltransferase, giving the protein MSVVGRTPRRTGSGDQDHKDGGEFVAGLAARKAAARLLAAVIDARTPLDGLTDHENGHPQYRALDLRDRGLVRAILVTALRYRMTITGLLAKRLEKPLPPNATALSHILHVAAAQILFLDIPDSAAVDLAVTHAKSDPRTQRFSGLVNGVLRTLARAKETELPAALAATDEAPKWFSDRLKAAYGVDKTRQILAAHRHEAPVDFSVKADPELWAERLGGTVLPTGTVRVENLVGAVTDLPGFAEGAWWVQDAAASLPAKLFGDARGLRVADLCAAPGGKTAQLILAGARVTAVDTSKNRLARLAQNLDRLGLSADIVQADLLEYEPAELFDAVLLDAPCSSTGTVRRHPDVPWTKTMADVEKLADLQRRLLTRAVTLVKPGGRIVFSNCSLDPLEGEDLYRAFLRQSPDVVDDPLHRGEIASIDSFLTKQGTLRTTPADLDLGAPERSGLDGFFAARMRRAG; this is encoded by the coding sequence GTGAGCGTGGTAGGCAGAACACCTCGGCGCACAGGCTCAGGCGATCAGGACCACAAGGACGGCGGCGAATTCGTCGCCGGTCTCGCTGCCCGCAAGGCGGCGGCGCGGCTGCTTGCCGCCGTCATCGACGCAAGGACGCCGCTCGACGGCTTGACCGACCACGAAAACGGCCACCCGCAATACAGGGCGCTCGACCTGCGTGACCGTGGCTTGGTGCGCGCCATCCTGGTCACCGCGCTGCGCTATCGCATGACCATTACCGGGCTGCTGGCAAAGCGCCTGGAAAAGCCGCTGCCGCCCAATGCCACCGCTTTGTCGCACATACTGCATGTGGCGGCGGCGCAGATCCTGTTCCTCGACATTCCCGACAGCGCCGCCGTCGACCTCGCGGTTACCCACGCCAAGTCCGATCCGCGCACACAGCGTTTTTCCGGCCTGGTCAATGGCGTGCTGCGCACGCTGGCTCGAGCCAAGGAAACCGAACTGCCGGCCGCCCTTGCCGCCACCGACGAAGCGCCGAAATGGTTTTCCGACCGGCTGAAGGCCGCCTATGGCGTGGACAAGACCCGACAGATCCTGGCGGCGCATCGCCATGAGGCGCCCGTCGATTTCTCGGTCAAGGCCGATCCCGAACTGTGGGCCGAAAGGCTTGGTGGGACCGTGCTGCCGACCGGCACGGTGCGCGTGGAAAATCTTGTCGGCGCGGTCACCGACCTGCCGGGCTTCGCCGAAGGCGCTTGGTGGGTACAGGATGCGGCGGCCAGTCTGCCGGCAAAACTGTTCGGCGATGCCAGGGGATTGCGTGTGGCCGATCTCTGCGCGGCGCCCGGCGGCAAAACCGCCCAGCTGATCCTGGCCGGCGCCAGGGTCACCGCCGTCGACACCTCGAAGAACCGGTTGGCGCGGCTGGCGCAGAATCTCGACCGCCTCGGCCTCTCGGCCGACATCGTCCAGGCCGACCTGCTCGAATACGAGCCGGCGGAGCTGTTCGACGCCGTGCTCCTCGACGCGCCCTGCTCGTCGACCGGCACGGTGCGCCGCCATCCCGACGTGCCGTGGACCAAGACCATGGCCGACGTCGAAAAGCTCGCCGACCTGCAACGCAGGCTACTCACCCGCGCCGTCACCCTGGTCAAGCCCGGTGGCAGGATCGTCTTTTCCAACTGTTCGCTCGACCCGCTTGAAGGCGAGGATCTTTATCGCGCTTTCCTCAGGCAATCGCCTGATGTCGTCGACGATCCGCTGCATCGGGGCGAGATCGCCAGCATCGATTCGTTCCTGACGAAACAAGGCACGCTGCGCACCACGCCAGCCGATCTCGATCTCGGCGCCCCGGAGCGCTCCGGCCTGGACGGCTTCTTCGCCGCCCGCATGCGGCGCGCCGGCTGA
- the htpX gene encoding zinc metalloprotease HtpX, translating to MNTIRTAMLLAAMTALFMGVGFLIGGSGGMMIALLIAAGTNLFSYWNADKMVLSMNHAVEVDEKNAPEYYAIVQALAKQAGLPMPKTYLIDNPQPNAFATGRNPQNAAVAASTGLLQRLSHEEVAAVMAHELAHVQHRDTLTMTIVATFAGAISMLGNFAFFLGGNRDNNNPFGFVGVLAAMIVAPFAAMIVQMAVSRTREYEADRRGAEICGHPLWLASALDKIARGAERIPNPDAERNPAMAHLFIINPLHGERMDSLFSTHPSTENRIAALREMARGMSDGAARTTQRQAPVPLQADEQQSAGPWGKPAAAEPPTEPAKPKPNPWGRNPTGPKGRWS from the coding sequence ATGAACACCATCCGCACCGCCATGCTTCTTGCCGCGATGACCGCGCTGTTCATGGGCGTCGGCTTCCTGATCGGCGGTTCGGGCGGCATGATGATCGCGCTGCTGATCGCCGCCGGCACCAATCTGTTCAGCTACTGGAACGCCGACAAGATGGTGCTGTCGATGAACCATGCCGTCGAGGTCGACGAGAAGAACGCACCGGAATACTACGCCATCGTCCAGGCACTGGCCAAGCAGGCCGGGCTGCCGATGCCGAAAACCTATCTGATCGACAATCCGCAGCCGAATGCCTTCGCCACCGGCCGCAACCCGCAGAACGCGGCGGTCGCCGCTTCCACCGGCCTGTTGCAGCGGTTGAGCCATGAGGAGGTCGCGGCGGTCATGGCGCACGAGCTCGCCCATGTCCAGCACCGCGACACGCTGACCATGACCATCGTCGCCACCTTTGCCGGCGCCATCTCGATGCTGGGCAATTTCGCGTTTTTCCTCGGCGGCAATCGCGACAACAACAACCCGTTCGGCTTTGTCGGTGTGCTGGCGGCTATGATCGTGGCGCCCTTCGCCGCCATGATCGTGCAGATGGCGGTCAGCCGCACGCGCGAATACGAGGCCGACCGGCGCGGCGCCGAAATCTGTGGACACCCGCTCTGGCTGGCATCCGCGCTTGACAAGATCGCCCGCGGCGCCGAACGCATTCCAAACCCCGATGCGGAGCGCAATCCGGCGATGGCGCATCTCTTCATCATCAATCCCCTGCATGGCGAGCGCATGGACAGTCTGTTCTCCACCCACCCGAGCACCGAGAACCGCATCGCCGCGTTGCGGGAGATGGCGCGCGGGATGAGTGACGGTGCGGCACGCACCACCCAACGCCAGGCGCCGGTTCCATTGCAGGCCGACGAACAGCAGTCGGCCGGCCCCTGGGGCAAGCCGGCCGCTGCCGAACCGCCGACCGAACCGGCCAAGCCGAAACCCAATCCGTGGGGTCGCAACCCGACCGGGCCCAAAGGCCGGTGGTCGTGA
- a CDS encoding DUF1674 domain-containing protein — protein MTDETSKTPAETDGDALPKELTPAARRALAEAEARRTEYREKEAALPKEIGGRGGKEPGRYGDWEVKGLTSDF, from the coding sequence ATGACCGATGAAACCAGTAAAACGCCCGCCGAAACCGATGGCGACGCCTTGCCGAAGGAACTGACGCCGGCCGCAAGGCGGGCGCTGGCCGAGGCCGAGGCCCGGCGCACCGAATATCGCGAGAAGGAAGCCGCCCTGCCGAAGGAGATCGGCGGTCGTGGCGGCAAGGAACCCGGCCGCTATGGCGACTGGGAGGTCAAGGGCCTGACCAGCGACTTCTAG